Proteins from a genomic interval of Benincasa hispida cultivar B227 chromosome 7, ASM972705v1, whole genome shotgun sequence:
- the LOC120081425 gene encoding secretory carrier-associated membrane protein 4 — MNRHNDPNPFEEEEVNPFSKGGGAPGSKFRIPQMVSETLGFGQKHDATVDIPLDTMNDPKKKERELAAWEAELARKEKEIKKREEAVSKAGVPADDRNWPPFFPIIHHDIANEIPVHAQKLQYLAFASWLGIVLCLVFNVIAITVCWIRGGGVKIFFLAVIYAILGIPLSYVLWYRPLYRAMRTDSALKFGWFFMFYLLHIAFCIFAAIAPPVVFHGQSLTGILAAIDVFSDHVLVGIFYLIGFGFFCLESLLSLWVLQKIYLYFRGNK; from the exons ATGAATCGCCACAATGATCCCAATCCATTCGAGGAAGAAGAGGTCAATCCATTCTCg AAAGGTGGTGGTGCTCCTGGATCAAAGTTTCGAATCCCCCAAATGGTATCAGAAACTCTGGGCTTTGGACAGAAGCATGATGCTACAGTAGATATCCCACTGGATACGATGAAT GATCCGAAGAAGAAGGAGAGAGAGCTTGCTGCTTGGGAAGCAGAACTCGCTAGGAAAGAAAAG GAAATCAAAAAGAGGGAAGAAGCTGTTTCTAAAG CTGGTGTCCCTGCTGATGATAGAAACTGGCCTCCATTTTTCCCCATTATTCATCATGATATAGCTAATGAAATACCAGTACATGCTCAGAAGTTGCAGTACTTGGCTTTTGCTAGCTGGCTAG GTATAGTTTTGTGCTTGGTCTTCAATGTTATTGCTATAACTGTCTGCTGGATTAGAGGCGGGG GAGTCAAAATTTTTTTCCTTGCTGTAATATATGCCATACTTGGAATTCCTCTTTCCTATGTGCTATGGTACAGGCCTCTATACCGTGCTATGAG GACAGATAGTGCCTTGAAGTTTGGTTGGTTCTTCATGTTCTACTTG CTACATATCGCATTTTGCATTTTTGCTGCCATTGCACCTCCCGTCGTGTTTCATGGGCAGTCATTGAC GGGCATCTTAGCAGCAATCGACGTCTTTTCTGATCATGTCTTGGTTGGG atattctacctcattggATTTGGCTTTTTTTGCTTGGAATCACTTCTTAGTTTGTGGGTCCTTCAG aaaatctatTTGTATTTTAGAGGAAACAAGTGA